The genomic DNA GGGTTAAGGAGATGCTATGTTGACAGCATTTAATGGTGACACTCTGGACACTGCGGAACGAATGTTTGAAAATGTATTTGTGAGATTGCTCAGTAACTTAAACTTCGCGATAATCCCCTGCTCATTTTCCTTTCTATCCCTGGCCTGTGTTACACATTACAGTGCTTGCAGTTCTTCGAGCATTTTAATAGAACTTGGTGGGGCATTACGGTACAGGCTCTGAGGCTCAAAACCCCAAGTGAGAGCTGCTGTTCTGCTGCTCTCTTTGCCTCTGGTTTCTGGGGCACACTCCTGCACTCCTCTGGAATAACTTTTTCAAAGAAATGATAGTAAACTTGCAAATGCAttccttctttgtctttttagtgGTGTGGAACTTGAGCAGGTCTCTGAAAGCAATCAGCTAGTTCTTtgcattttaatagttttattacTAGTGTTCCCTTTCATGCTTCACTCTCAAATTTTCCTGTCATGGGAGGAGTGAAAACAGAGGGCCCTATTTGAGCAACaggttgtttttaaatgcatgagCAAGAAGTGTGCACGGATAGAAAGTGAGGTCCAGTTGTGATTCTAAACTATGTACCCAGGAATATCAAAAGAAGGCTGTGAACTTTCATCAAGTGAAGTTTAAGCTACTTGGCCTGACTGCCCCTTGAAATTGAATTTCTTTTGTACAAGTGCTTCTAGTATTGCCTCCTGTTTGTTAATCCTGgatttgtatatttgtaaatgTGCCGTAATGTTTCCAGTGGTGGAACTGCAGTGTACCTAGTGTTGAAGCAGCTGCTTGCACCTTGCTCAAATgagatttttctcattttatgtataatttttttttttttttggtcaactaaagaaaaccttgtgactcGAGTTTCTGTGTTTCTGGCTAGTTTCTTTCTCTCAGCAGAATGCAATATATTCTATTTTCCAAAATAATGAATATCATAAAGGAAGAGCCCTTGATTAGTGTAATATCTCAAATGACCTATTTACTAATCCTTCTGTGGGATAAATACTCTGCTGTCATAATAGTGTGTCCTCAAGTCAGTTTACTTGATTTTGACTCTGTTGGCTTCTTTCTCACTTTCAAACTATCATATTCCCCGCATATACACTGATAAAATTATTGTAGGTAATTTCTGGTTAGAGATGCCCTGTGATACATAGAATGATGTAATCCCAAACCAGTATACCATGTCAGATCCTGTAATCCTAAACCTAATCCAGAGCCTAAAATACTAATGTAGCTTTGTACTTTATTTTGCTATGCTTCTATAcagccatacagacaggccaaaataaagctgcttcgggtcactttggaggtatgctgtttaaatgacccgCACatgttaagaggccagaagctgcactaaagctgcactccagtcgtTAGAACTAGAGCATGGATTTATTGTGTCTCTGGCctcctaggacgcatgcatcatttaaacagcatacctgcaaagtgacctgaaacatctttattttggcctgtctgaatgGGCTCTTAGTCTTTTTTTCTTGCTAATAAAAGCTTCAGTACTTCTGAGGCTGCTTGAATCCCATTTGGCCTCATTGACCAGCACCTGGAATTGAGCGCAGAACATTAATAGTGGGTCAGTTTAGATGTTCATACAGAAAATGTTAGAGGTGGCAATAATGGCATCATGAATCCATGCCCTCCTTAAGACCTCTGAAAGAATACACTGCCTGTCGCTACTACTGATTGGATGGTTTAGTGAGGTCCTCGGATCGGCCGGCTGGGGTCAATCACAGCCCTGGTGGAGTGGCGAGAAGACAGTCAAACTTGACTAGAGGAAGTAAAAGTCGAAACAAGTCTAATGGCAAAATTTAACCGATGCCCAAATTTTAAATGGGAGAAAAGCTAATTTTATCCTAACAAGGGCTGTACAGAGCGGCCCGATAGGAAGTGCAGGATTGGGACCACAGTAACCAAAGgtgcagccctgtggccccaatctggcattttttccaggccaaagagaagcggcccagaaaaggggtgcccttgaggcttcatgcccaCCGGCACCCCAaccctaaagaggagaaaggggcaacccctttctcctctgcattgttggtgtggctgtgtggttgccatgccaGTGATGCACTGTGCATAATCGCCCTCCAGCAGCATGGTGACATGTCCTGCGCAACAAACAGTTTGGACACATCACACAGGACACGTCATGGATGTGTGCCCCGTGTGGGCGGGGCTGCGCAGTCATGGATGCGCCCACGTGTACTAGGGTCAGGGAGCATGTGGTTACTGTGCACTCTAACTCTAGTATCGGCGGCAGCATGGGGCTTTTGGCCTGGCTGTCTTGAACCAATAATACAGTAAATATCATTTTTCCTGCTGCTGACTGacaagttcagcaccttggtcCCTGACAATCAAGGGCTTGTCAAACACACCTGGAGTGATACTTCTGTTCTTGAGAGCACAATATTTTCTCTGTGTATCTAATGCTGCTTTAATTAAATGTTGAACTCTTTCTTGTATGTTAAAATGTACAGACTGGAGAGCCTGCTGGCAGAAGAGTGTTCTGAAGCCATACATCGAGGCTAGGAGTTGCTCTGAGAATCCTTGGGTTGTTGGGTTAATCTGGGAAATGGGTGAGGGCTCTGGCTCCACCGCGGAGGAGGCATGGGTTTTCCTAGACAGCTTCCGTCAGTCTCAATGGCGCTACAATTCATTACAGTCTATGAAAACCATAATTTGAGGATGGCTGGCTTGGTATCTGATCTGTTGGTGCCTTTTGCTCATGCATGCGAAATGTAGTCCAAGTCTCTGTTTTAATGAGAGGGCTAGTGGAGGAGAATAGTCAGGCTGGAGAGGCTGGGGAGCATGTGCGAACGAAGGGACCTTGCGGCGCCTTTGACGCAAGCTCTCTCTCGGGATTAGCACACTACATGCGCTCTTCTAGCGCCGCTCCTCCGCTTCACTGCTCAGGCTgcctcctgggagttgcagtctaaggAGGGACATTTGGACTTCTCAGGCCTCGCTCAACTACAAGACCCAGAATGCAACGGGGCAGTAAAAGTGGGAGGGCGGCGTTGTAGCTGTAAAGGAGGCCTCTCTCTTGGCTGGAGCCAGGAGTAGAACGGGGTACTACGGAGGCCGGGCTCGTGTCGTCATCGCGGCGCGCCGGAAGTAGTCGTTGCTCCTTGGAGACGGCCGGGAGCGACCATCAGCACGGAAGCTGGCTGCTGCTCGGAGGAGGGAGGCCGTCTCCGCTGCGCCACCAGAGAGAGGGCTCCGTCCGGGCAGCTGCGGCGGGTGAGGCGGGCGGGAGGGAGGCCAGCTTCGGCAGTGGGGGCGCGCTTTCCTGTCAGATGCTGGGGCCTCTTCCGCACTCCGCTTCGACTCTTTGCATGGCTCAGGgctctgggagctggagtttgccCCGCTCCGCGCCCACAACGAACTCCCGCTCCCTGAATCCCAGAGCCGTCCCAAGCAGGGTTAACTCTCCAGGTGTCCGCggttcctttttcttcctcagttTCCAGAGCTGGCCATCCTGGCTGGGGGACTCTGGGAACGGAGAGCCAGAAGGGAGGGTTGGCTCtcgttttaataataataataataataataatagcaatagcaacgtAGTTAttcttccgtttggggatcgaggcgggtcaCAACAGAGTTTATAATactcacaaaaccctgacccagccctccctccctccctccctccctcccaagctACAAAATGGACATCGTAAAACATGATTAAACTGCACAAGAACACTACTGTATTCTACAATCCGCAAAGGAAGAGGAGGTATAGTAAAAGAAACGTGGGGAGCTTGGCAGGAGGACACTTGGCACAGACaggcctctctcttcctcttggcAAATGTCTGCCAAACCTCAAAGTTGCTCCTGctaatatttgtatttaaaaagtgACAGCTAGGTGTTTATGGCTTCAAAGCACAGCAGCTTGCGCCAATAAATAATGATATCGCCTATGTTTCTAGGCTCTGTTGTCTCGTGAAGGATGTGGGAAGCTAGACTGATACCAAAACAGTACATGCTTCTAGTTCTACACCTTCTTACTTGCACCCCCTTTGTATCCGTTGTGTAGCTATGAATCCTGATCAAGATTTTGATACCGAACAACAAGGCTCCGATGATGACTTGGACACAGAGAACAGCCCAGATCCGGATGCCCAGGCCCAGGAGTATGTTGACCGTGTTCTTGGCTCTCCAAGGCAGCCCAGTCAGGCATCTAAGTGCCTGCCTCCTGAGTCTCTCTCAATAGGAGATAGGTCACAGCTGCTGGAAAACAGGTCTCCTCCTCTGGACCTAAAAAGGTCTCCTGTTAGCGATGAGACAGCTTCAGGACTATTATCTCTGCCTTTGGAGCTGATCTTGAAGATCTGTTCATACCTGCAGGCCAGGTTTGTCTTGGGCGTCCTTCCTTTGGTCTGCAAGACACTGAGGGACATTGTTCAGGATGAAGTCACTTGGAGAATCCGCCTGCTAAAGAAGATTGGCAGCTGCTATCCGGTTGTGGAAGGTGAGTTTCTTTTTAGTCTATAATAACCTGCATTCTCGTTAATGTAAGTACTATGTAGCTTTTCCAAAGCAGCTTTTCATGTGTTTGATAGGGTTTTGCCTCAACAAATTTGGAATTGGCCTTTGTTTAGCAGATCAAAGTATTGGCGGGGACAAGCAAAGTATGGgcttcctgtttctttttctggAAGTTAAAGAGGTAATAAGGTTGGTTAAACGTGCATAAGCATATGCGTGGAATAtggattaaattattttaactgtgcctttcatttttagaAAGTTGCAATTGAACTCAGAAATGTTGGCAAACTGATAGTACTGAGCATTGGCTTTGTAGTTTAAAAGACAATACATTTTCAGTCCCCAAAGTAAAAGAGACTAGAATTGATAGCATGTGTTGTGGTTATTTAACAGgtgtgttattttttatttaaatatatgtgttagtttttatgtttttattgtgacTTGAATTGTGTAAACTACTCTGAGGACCTTTATGTGGAAAACTGGTATGCGCATGCAGAACCAGTATATAAATTGGTCTGGATTGCTTCAGGTTGTTTTGCATAGTTCAAAGGGAGAGCTTCATGACCTGATGCTCCTATCATGTCTCAGCAGATGATGATTTTAATTGGCCTGCTGCTTGCATTGACCTAGAGGAACACCTTCAGCAATGGGCAGAAAATGGCAGAGACATAGATTACTTTTCCCTTACTGAGGGACACTTTGCCTCAGTTGACTCTGTGCTGCTCATTCAGGTAAAGACCATTCTCTTTTTGTACTGCTTTCACTTCTACAGTATTATGGTTTGACAGAGCAGGCTCTTTAGCATTTAACTAGCCAGTTGTGAAGTCTGGTGGTAAGGAGGAGGTTCCTGCCTTCTTCGTAGAACATCTCAGTGCTAAAACACACAATGTATGCAGCTAAATGGTCAGCTGAAGGAAGGTTCTGTTCCTAAataccatgttttgttttgttgtgttgtgttttggaTGTCTCAGAACAGAAGGCTGATCCTATCTCCCATAACAGTTTGTCAGCTGGGGATGATTTTCAGTAGCCCTCTGAGAGCAAAGTATTAGCCATGACATGTAGcttgatgggtttttaaaaaagattctagCACTCATGATTTGTCACAGTCAATTTGCAAATTATTCTGTTAAGGTGTTCCACAAGCTGTACTTTGCCTAGCAAAACTTCCTTATACTACCTCTGTTTGAATTTCCTGCCCTTTGACTAGCCTAAGTTCTAGCCAAATTATTCCAGCTGTTTTGTTCAGAATAAGTAATGTGGATGTGTGCATACAATAATGTCACTTTCGGCAGAGTTTGGTATTTGAATGCATGCTTTTACTTTATTGCCTCATCCCTTCTAGTTTGTCATCTTACCTAGGGAGGGGACCTATGTGTGTCTGGTTCTCGGGACCGAAATGTTGTTTTGTGGGACCTAAGGCAGCTAGGAAGAGCACATGAGAAGGTGCTGGTGAAGACACTGGGGACAGAGCGCAATGGCACACATAAGGTAACAAGAACCTGTGATTTCTTGGTCTATGATGATCCTTTCCTGGAAATAGATAATATCTAAAAATAGGGTACTGTAAGTAGTGTGTAAAGTAAAAACAGTATAACCTTCATCTGGATGGATTTTAAAAGCTCACATTGGGTGACCTCTGGGCTACTTTCAGTCAGTGGGGATATGTCAATAAAAATAGCCCATCTCCACAGGAATGTCTCTGGGTGCTGAATAAAGCATCCTCCATGATATCCAAACTCTGAGagctacaaaaataaaaagaggtcACCAACATCATTTCTGTGTCCCTAAAATGCTGTCAATTTTGTTCCTAACTGAAAAAATTATGTTGGTGACCTTGTTGGGCACACACGTCCCAAAATAAACATGAACCCAGAATGAAAAGAGTGTTTCGAGTGTATTTGTCTCTGTTGAGGGAAACAATCCCTAATAAATTACACGAAGTTGGACAACataacttagggccaaaacagatggcccttttgcaCCACCATCCAGCTAGCTTCggagcatggtgtttatatgctgcacgCCCTGGCTATTTACACATGGGCCGGCTTCTGGGCGTTCCAACGGCACAGCATTTTTACgctgcatgctgccagagcaccttaaagctggcttccggCCACGGCAGGGCAGGAAAAGATGGCTTTTTGCCATCCAAAAAGGTGTGGCTCTTTGCCAGTCCATTTTCAaccagcttcaaggtggattggagcTGTGgagtgtggttgccacagccctaatccaGTTTTGGAAGGGGTGACTTCAAGGTGCCCTTCAGGGCCGTCTGTTCCCCAGTGACAAATGTAGTAGAGTTGCTGAGAAGTTTTGTCTCTGCTTTTTCCTTTAtgttaaaaaaatgtacattgcAGTAGCTAAAATTCAGGGACATTGTTTAAAACTCTTGAGGTGATAGTGTCATAAAATACTTGTATTCATTCAGTTCTGTGTGAATTTGGCAACAAAACATGACTCTGGGGTACTAAAATATCCCATTTGCTAGAATgagtgttaaaaaaaattattagtgGAAATTCTGTAACACCAACCCTTTAAAAGTTAAAGTTCTAATCCTCTCTGATTGAACACATACTCTTAAATGGCTATGGTATGCAGAGTTTGTGGCTTCTTTCAAGTTGTAATTATCCATTCATATTGATATGTTCAGTAAACAAAAGCACATTATTCTCAGCCCCTGAACATCAACACAAATTGATGTTCGTAATATTTACAACATGAATTGTTTCCGGTTCCAGCTTTCTGTTATCCTCCCCTTTTTCACAAAGCAGAATGTATTATTCTAAAGGAAACACGTCTAAAAAGTAAGAGGCAACCAGTCTGAATTGCCTCTCTAAATGGCCTTTTGCAGCTACAACTAAAACAAATAGTTATTAGGGAAAGACATAGCGATTTGGAGCTGTTGCTGGTTCCCTCTTTCTTCTGACTTAAGGACAGTGAGTCCCTACAAAGCAGGGATAGGATGATGCGCTACTTTTGTAGTTCAATTGACGCATTGTCTACCAGGCCTGCAGGCTCTGTGATGTAGAAATAGAACACCAATTTTTACTCAGACTGACTTCCTGAGCTGGGACATTCTAATCTCCCACATCCAGCTAGAGAGGCATCCAATATAATTACCTTtagagggaaaaaacaaaacagaattagaCTCTTTCAGTGTCCATGCTTATTGGTTTAGCAGTATTCACCATCGCAGGGAATAGAACAGTGAATTAAAATGTTGGTTCTTCTGGTAAGGGTTAATTAGTTGATCTTCTCTATATAATCTTGGGCTGTCCACCACTAAGTTGAGATCACCAAGCTGAAAGTAGAACATGTTCTTTAAATGCTCCTAGAATGACATTGCATTGTTACTAAAGAGATGGAAAAAGACCTGATGCCTAGTGACAGGTcttgcctcttttctttctcactgcCTAGGGGTGGGTGTGGTCACTGGCTTCAAGAGATGACCATGTGTGTTCAGGCTCCTGGGACAGCACAGTGAAGCTGTGGGACATGGCTGCTGAGGGGCAACAGTTTGATGAAATCAGGTACTAGTGTTCCATTGCTCTTCCTGATAGCATTCACCCGGAGACTGAAAATCTTTTCAGATGTAGGACTTTAGCTACATACTCTCAGAATAAGAGTTTCAAGGCACTGTGAGCTTTCATGAGCAGTGCAGAGTATGAAAGGATGAAACCAAATCTCTGTGGTGTTTATGCAAAAAGGATGATAAAAAGGAGGGTCAGCAAGAGCTACGAAAACTAAATCTCTGAGCAAAGTGAACCAAGAAAGAGCAGAATCCTGTGAAAATCCCATTTAGCCATTTAAATGGCTTAATGTGCTATGGCTATTCAGTCTTGAGGGCAGAATTGGACATCAGTGGTATGATTATCTTCCCATTTATTTTATGCCGAAGAATAATTGAAAAGGCCAGATAATGGGACTTGGGAGAAAAACAGATGTCCACAGTATTATGGAgctataaaaatgattttaaaagacacAACCAATCCGCTTGCTTAATCATGTTGATTTAGAAGTAACTGAAGGCCTAAGCTGGCTAGAAATTTAATAACTAATATATCTGTGTGACCTGTGTGTTCTGGCTTCTCATCTCATTGTTTCCTTCTCATCCTAGAGCAACAGCAGCTGTGTTGTGCCTTGCGTATCTCCCTGACATTCTGGTGACAGGAACGTATGACAAGAAGGTTTCAGTATATGACCCACGAGGTTAGTGACAGCTCCTTCCTGTGAGTATTAGTggctgagctgctgctgctgacttACTTACAGTAGGTGACTGCAGCTAGTCTCTGAAGTTGAGGTTTTATAAACAACCTATCTGTAAGCTCCTCAGTGGGAAGGAAAGGGGCAGAGGAAACAAGCAAAGAGGGTGGAGAGGAATCCTTCACATCCCGATATATCCTAATTGAAATTCCCTAACTGAGAATTGAATTTTGTTCAATGGAATACTGATTGCTAATGTTGCTTCTGTCAGCTGGAAGAATATTAATTGCTTTGCTGCTATTTATGGAATAGTGTTTCCTACTCTACATAATAGTTTGGGTGAGAAAATAGGGAGGAACTGGTCAGAGACCCTGCAGGGGAAATTCTGCTAGCATTGTTGCTTCGACTTGCTGCCCAGTCACAGGAGGAATCTCAAGTGAATAATGTAAACCTGCCAATAGGAGAGCATCTGTCTGGGAGGTATTACCTGAATGAATTGCCTGTGTTATGAGATCTGTCTTGTGTATGTGGCTGGGCTTTTGCATATCATCTCTTGcccttctttcatagctgctcaaGCCCTAGTGAAACGCCGCAAGCTTCATTCCAGTGCAGTCCTTTCCCTTGCAGCTGATGAGCACTTTATACTCTCTGGAAGTGAGGATCGAACTCTAGTGTGTTTTGACAGGCGAACCAATAGTGTTCTCCAGAGGCTAATGGTGAGCAACAGCCCTTGAATCTCCTTTTTCTTGTAAGGGTAGGCAAACATTCTTTGGGAGCAAGCAAGAAAATTAGAATATGTGGATGCTTTCTCTTGAGTTTTCTAATGAAAATCCTTATTTTTTCTGTAAGTTTTACGTACTGATTTTTTTGGGGTTGGTGGCAAAAACAAACTAAATTCCTGGCTTCTGTTGGGAACTTGGGGTGTATCTGTGTAGTACTTGAGAGTACTCAGAAATTCAGCCGGCTGGTTGTTTTAGAGTTGAAGGGCTTGAGTTTACTGGGATCTGCACaagtatacatttaaaaaaatgtaaatgccaAACCCCCccaggggggagagaaaaatatCTCTTGAATTTAATTTataacagacacacacatgtgACAGATGATGATGTGGATGGTTTTTGTTTAGTACTTGATGGTACTGtacattaaataattaatttttttaaattatggtttctTATTACACCCCAATCTGTCCATtagagagtcagtgtgatgtagtggtttgaatgttggatgctTGGATTGGGATactgggacaccagggttcaaattcccactaagccatggaaacccactggataaccttgggcaagtcagactctttcaggctcagaggagggcaatggcaaacctcccctgaacaaattctgccaagaaaaccctgtaatagggactcagag from Sceloporus undulatus isolate JIND9_A2432 ecotype Alabama chromosome 2, SceUnd_v1.1, whole genome shotgun sequence includes the following:
- the FBXW9 gene encoding F-box/WD repeat-containing protein 9 isoform X3, whose protein sequence is MNPDQDFDTEQQGSDDDLDTENSPDPDAQAQEYVDRVLGSPRQPSQASKCLPPESLSIGDRSQLLENRSPPLDLKRSPVSDETASGLLSLPLELILKICSYLQARFVLGVLPLVCKTLRDIVQDEVTWRIRLLKKIGSCYPVVEADDDFNWPAACIDLEEHLQQWAENGRDIDYFSLTEGHFASVDSVLLIQGGDLCVSGSRDRNVVLWDLRQLGRAHEKVLVKTLGTERNGTHKGWVWSLASRDDHVCSGSWDSTVKLWDMAAEGQQFDEIRATAAVLCLAYLPDILVTGTYDKKVSVYDPRAAQALVKRRKLHSSAVLSLAADEHFILSGSEDRTLVCFDRRTNSVLQRLMLDSYLLAMSYHGNQLWAGDNHGMLYVFENKGGCFHRIRHFNVGHHSQITGLQHSLGALYTTSTDKTMRIHLPTDPPKVIGSRTHNCVLNGISVKGNMAVAASGGISLEVWRFGMQ
- the FBXW9 gene encoding F-box/WD repeat-containing protein 9 isoform X1 codes for the protein MNPDQDFDTEQQGSDDDLDTENSPDPDAQAQEYVDRVLGSPRQPSQASKCLPPESLSIGDRSQLLENRSPPLDLKRSPVSDETASGLLSLPLELILKICSYLQARFVLGVLPLVCKTLRDIVQDEVTWRIRLLKKIGSCYPVVEADDDFNWPAACIDLEEHLQQWAENGRDIDYFSLTEGHFASVDSVLLIQGGDLCVSGSRDRNVVLWDLRQLGRAHEKVLVKTLGTERNGTHKGWVWSLASRDDHVCSGSWDSTVKLWDMAAEGQQFDEIRATAAVLCLAYLPDILVTGTYDKKVSVYDPRAAQALVKRRKLHSSAVLSLAADEHFILSGSEDRTLVCFDRRTNSVLQRLMLDSYLLAMSYHGNQLWAGDNHGMLYVFENKGGCFHRIRHFNVGHHSQITGLQHSLGALYTTSTDKTMRPFRVEAFGFIFQIHLPTDPPKVIGSRTHNCVLNGISVKGNMAVAASGGISLEVWRFGMQ
- the FBXW9 gene encoding F-box/WD repeat-containing protein 9 isoform X2, with translation MNPDQDFDTEQQGSDDDLDTENSPDPDAQAQEYVDRVLGSPRQPSQASKCLPPESLSIGDRSQLLENRSPPLDLKRSPVSDETASGLLSLPLELILKICSYLQARFVLGVLPLVCKTLRDIVQDEVTWRIRLLKKIGSCYPVVEDDDFNWPAACIDLEEHLQQWAENGRDIDYFSLTEGHFASVDSVLLIQGGDLCVSGSRDRNVVLWDLRQLGRAHEKVLVKTLGTERNGTHKGWVWSLASRDDHVCSGSWDSTVKLWDMAAEGQQFDEIRATAAVLCLAYLPDILVTGTYDKKVSVYDPRAAQALVKRRKLHSSAVLSLAADEHFILSGSEDRTLVCFDRRTNSVLQRLMLDSYLLAMSYHGNQLWAGDNHGMLYVFENKGGCFHRIRHFNVGHHSQITGLQHSLGALYTTSTDKTMRPFRVEAFGFIFQIHLPTDPPKVIGSRTHNCVLNGISVKGNMAVAASGGISLEVWRFGMQ
- the FBXW9 gene encoding F-box/WD repeat-containing protein 9 isoform X4, translated to MNPDQDFDTEQQGSDDDLDTENSPDPDAQAQEYVDRVLGSPRQPSQASKCLPPESLSIGDRSQLLENRSPPLDLKRSPVSDETASGLLSLPLELILKICSYLQARFVLGVLPLVCKTLRDIVQDEVTWRIRLLKKIGSCYPVVEDDDFNWPAACIDLEEHLQQWAENGRDIDYFSLTEGHFASVDSVLLIQGGDLCVSGSRDRNVVLWDLRQLGRAHEKVLVKTLGTERNGTHKGWVWSLASRDDHVCSGSWDSTVKLWDMAAEGQQFDEIRATAAVLCLAYLPDILVTGTYDKKVSVYDPRAAQALVKRRKLHSSAVLSLAADEHFILSGSEDRTLVCFDRRTNSVLQRLMLDSYLLAMSYHGNQLWAGDNHGMLYVFENKGGCFHRIRHFNVGHHSQITGLQHSLGALYTTSTDKTMRIHLPTDPPKVIGSRTHNCVLNGISVKGNMAVAASGGISLEVWRFGMQ